The sequence below is a genomic window from Nakaseomyces glabratus chromosome F, complete sequence.
TTATTAAGTAAGTGGAGCAAGTTGATCTTAGGAACTTTTTATTGATTGAGTGACTGTTTTAGAGATGGCTGATTTATTGGATGATGTATGGGGATCCGGTGATGATCTAGATGAGTCTACGAGAGAACTGAGTCCCGATTTACTGAAACTTAAAGATAACCATAGCAAACGGGGGTATCTGGATGGCATTGTTAGCGCAAAGGAGGAAAATTTACAAGATGGTTTCGACATGTCTTTCCCTTTGGGTGCCGAATTAGGTTTGCGTGTCGGAAAAATAATAGGGCGATTGCAAGGTTTAGAATACAGATATGgcaaagatgatgaagagcTAAAGAAAGATTTCAATAATGCAAAGCAAGAActgcaaataaaaaatattcttacTAAGCGCATTTTTACGGAGGATTATAATTTGGAAGACAGCAAACATCCAGTCGTCTCTAAATGGGAAGAAATCGTCACTAAATATTGTGAAAAGTACAATGTTAAGACGGAATAGATCTCGATGAATAAAGACCTGCTATAATTTCACTACCTAAAGCAATATGCTATAATGAACGTGAGCTATAAGTTTGAAGACTGTATAATTAAAGCtaaaatatgaagaaaaagttatcaaatatctttgaaactCTACGGTATATGAAATGATACTTCATATTGTGATTACCAAAATGGACACCAACCGATATAATGTTGACATAAATTTTCCACAGAAGTAGCTTGCTGGATTAACTTATCAACTTGTTCATTAATTCCGAGGTCCTTACACCTTTTAAAATCGTTACCAGTTAACTTGTTGATGATTCTCCGAAGAACCAACAATGCTCTAGCATTCTTGATCTCCGCTTGCTGCTCtttttccattttattAGCTTGCTCTAAAGTAATTGCTCCTCTACGTAGCAATTCGTTGGTGTTACTTAATTGCAACTGAATGCCAGTCATTTCTGTTATTTTCTGCGGTGGTAAATCAAAGCCCCAATGGATTAATGGATCAAATGCAAATGCTTCTAACATGGCCATTAAAGATTCTTTGTTTGCCCTCAAAACTCTCATTACGTGCTCACAAGTTATTCTGAAGCTTCCTTCTATGCCGCTAACCTCCATTGCGAATGTAAGCATTCTAGTCAATCTGAATGGTACTTTCTCTGGGAATTTCTCCCTAAGTATAGCAGCTTCAAAACAATCACCGAAGTCGATATGAATTACCTTACCTGTTGTTCTGTCTAACATTAAATTACTTGGGTGACGATCACCTAGACCAAGAATATAACCAACCATAGACATAACAGCTAGTGATCTTGTGTATGTTGTTCTTCTATCCAGCCATGCCTCTGATGATCTACTTTTCAGCCACAAAATTTTATACAGGTCTTGACCTTTTGTACTATCTAAAGCATAAGTAAATACTTCAATCTTTTGAAGCAGAGTAAGATTGTCAAAGTCTGGTGCCATCTGCAACATAACCCAATGCTCAATGTTGAGAGGAATTTTCTTTGCATCACGGTGTTCGCTAATAAGTACATGAAAAGTGTCACTGTTAGGAACCCAGCCCAATAAACCAGATTTAGGAGATAATGGAATAGCTGGATATTGCTGTATGTCCAAATGTCTTTGGAAACATTCAGAATCATTTCTTAGGAGGGTATTTACCAATCCAAATAACTGCATTACTAAGTTGTCTTGTCGAATATCCTCGTGACCTTTTAAGACATACTGGTATTCAACACCGTCACTACCATGAATCCATATCTTTCTAGGTCTCTGTTTTGACGATATGACTGTTAATGTCGGTTCAAAATAAGATATCTTGATCACATTCTTAGTGGCTGAGTATGTTCCAGGGACAGCTAATTCCAAATCATGTGCTGCTAATAGTTTTGGAGAAACGTATTGAAGTTCCAATGATTGCAATTGTGGCAATTGCCTGCTAATCCTTCTAAAGACgttataatatatatccCAAGCTTGATTTAAGTTGCTTACATCTTTTGTGCGCTTGTAGTTGAGAACCCACTCATAAGCATCATTTAGATCTCTGCCGAAGGATTTCTTAAATGTGGCCTCTCGTAAAGTCTCGGGTTCGCAGTTCAGTAACTCATGAAGAGGTTCTAACGTTGCAAACATTTTTTCGGTATTATGCTCTCCGAAAAATTGTC
It includes:
- the YAE1 gene encoding Yae1p (CAGL0F00473g~Ortholog(s) have role in ribosomal large subunit biogenesis, translational initiation and cytoplasm, nucleus localization), encoding MADLLDDVWGSGDDLDESTRELSPDLLKLKDNHSKRGYLDGIVSAKEENLQDGFDMSFPLGAELGLRVGKIIGRLQGLEYRYGKDDEELKKDFNNAKQELQIKNILTKRIFTEDYNLEDSKHPVVSKWEEIVTKYCEKYNVKTE